AAATAATCATGCATCGTCTGCAAGTATCGGCCGTTCTACATCTGATTTACACCCTTTCTTCCTATtaagacgaaaataaaataataaaataaataaccaaatcgtgatctctctttttctttttatcgatCATTCTTCATTCCCTCTAGAACCAATTCATGAGCTAaatgaacaataaagaaaacaaaatctgtCTTGGCTCAGACGCACTTTTGCACTATGCGATTCATTCTCTCATCTGATCTACATATTTATGAACATGCTTCACTTTCCGCACTGGAATGAATATTTTCCGTTACTACATTACCATTTATGCCAGACATTCTcactttgcattttttaaattctcttaCTACCATAACCTTTCTCAAAATTTCAATTTCTCTTCGTACCTCTTATTTAGTCATTTCATGACACTCCTTTTCTTCAGGAACCCTATTTCTTGATCTTAgcgcatttttcttcttttgcactaaATTCTCTGTCACCGCGTCTGCTTTGTCTTTCACAGTTGTGTGtcatatgtgtctatatatgacAGACAACTGTCATATATAGACACTGTAGAAAATCTCATAACCATCTAGCAACAAGCGGAATATGTCTATTTCTTCATAAAGTTGCTCATCCTTTTATGATAAGATTTGGAGAAAAGAAGAATTTTAGATACATACTCCAGCCCCATGGATGATTTAATTTGCTAAGTTTAGGAGAGGATAAGAAACCATTCGCCATGGCTGATAATCGAGCAGAAAACAATTCTTAGGGAAAATGACGAGCTATTTTCACGATGCTTAGTCCACTTTAGGATATATTAATCTGACATGATAAGTGAGCAAGTTCTCCGTTCAGTCACTTTACCTACATACATTCCTATGAAGATTAATTCCGTTCAAGTCTTTCTTCTCCCTAAGAAATTTAGCAATCCACTATTTTATGTCAATTAGCAAAATACACGAAGACAAACGAGACGTAATTACTCATTATTTAACTTAAGCAACATATTTCATCATTAGCAGAATGGCCCCTTCTAGCCTACAAGGAAGTGAATACATGCAAGTATGAATACCCAGCTACATAAAAAGCCTGTTTTTAAAGGAATGCAAAAGATTTGAAATCTTCAACAGAACCTAGTCATTAAAAATGTCTAAAACTttgaaaatcttcatttttctatCTGACCCTCAGGCATCCAAGTGGTCCCTTGTAGAACTCTGGACTGACCTGGCCTGCAGGTTCCTTGCTCGCCAATAAAATGCTCAAATGTCCTTGCTTGTAAGATATCCTCTATTGGCCAAATAGATTATGCTGCTCCTAAGATATCTTGGAACTTTTCGAAGTCTAGAAATCCTTAGAGGCTCAAATCATTTCCAAAAAAGTAGGCTGAAATCTAAATGTTAATGAAGTCCATTTAATTGTTTCGAAACTTGCGTTAAGGACTTATGATATTGTCACAGACTAAAGTTCTCGGATAttcgttttcattaaaaataaaagattgtgaagaaaaaattctgataatGGGTGCGAgtgaggtttttaaaaatatcttattattaacaaataaaggAGGACATAGGCGTCGGGTAGCCTTTGACTTAGCAAAGAACATACTAATACCCCCGCACATTGGATTCTTTAGGCTTAACCAGATTGATTATGACAGTTTCAAATAATTTTGTGCTGTTGTTGTTGCAGATTAAACTAACCCCGGTAAGATACAACGAGCCCTTATTCATAACAACGGCCcctaagtaaaaataattgttgGAGGTGAGAAAGTGGCTTGGTGTGGACCTATAATCTATGTCAAAAGTTGCaaaaatatggataaatgggTTTTCTGTGTCATATCCAAATTTCTTGCCATCCAGAATATTAGTACAATTATTATGACAAAGGTAAACCTGTAAAAATTTTACgatcttttttctatttccagCGGAGACTTAATGCATGGGATATCAATTTACGTAAATCATCCGAATTCTGAACATAGGGGGTTAAACAAGCAGGAAATGCGCAAGAGGACCATCTACAATaaagatttatctctctctctctctcccccagggCCACCCAGAATGTATGCTGCAGAAGTATGGTGTAAACTGTACGCGTATCCAAAACATCATCCGTATAATTAGCACTCGACGGACGACGATCCATGTACCATGTGTACGTACGTGTCAAATAAAAACACATCATAGAGATGTGGTGATAAATAAAACAGCAAAGGAAACCTCTAACACCCAATGAATAACCAATGCGGATCCCCATCACATAAATCATTAGGCTTCTTATGAAAGCCTCTTACTCTTGATGGAAATTAAAGCCGTGACCTTTTTAAACTTACTAATAGGGACCCACTTAAGATTCCACcgtcgaactttttttttttctaaagtcatAGATAAGTTTCAGATGGGCCACACGAGGCCTAAGAAACACCAACATAGACCCAACTTTGTTGACTCACCACTTTGTTGATGTCGTAGCTACTACCACGGTCGCTGACGTGAATCATTTATGACTCTGCCCTAGTGGGCAAGTGACTGGGACATTTAGAACGAACTGTGATCGAGGTCATCTCTTGTGGCTCCGCTTAGATCCGTTATGATTCTCATTGATAAATGCAGTTTTTTGAACGTTTATGAAAACTGGAAATAACTCTAAAGTAATACGCAAGGTTACAATTATTCAAACAtgggttttgatatttttattgctgtaatttcagtaaaaggtataaaatatatattacgaaTATGAATGCTAAATTGCAATATAGTAcaatttgcttgcaatacggCAATCAACACAAAATCGCTAAGAATTCGACACTGATTAACCTTTTCGTTTGACCATAATCTACTATTCAAGGATACGAACTTTTACTCTAATATTTCAACTGTGATTGCAGTTTCAAGAGTAGCTCATTGTTACCAATGGCAGCCTATGAGCACCGTTTGTAcataaatgactgaaaaaaagaaaagcttaacACTTTCAACACAAAGAAATGTTTCCAAAACAGAAGCAAGTACTGAGCGCCGTTTCctgtttttaaatacaaataattactgGTCTCATCAGATACTTTAATACATTTTCGAACGAATGGATTTTCTGCCAAAGACCATTATCATTAAAACCAAGCTTACGTTTAAAGAATATTTACGTTTAAAGAATATTTACCTTTGAAGGATATTTGAGTACACTTAACTGAGATACTAAATCTACCATCATCGTTAGTCTACCCTCAGGTAGGTTGTTTATTATCTCTATGTGTAAATGGATGAGATATATTGTGGCAACACGATTTCTTTCATTGAACATTTcatctgaacctttttttttgtacaactataaataaatattttcctattcGAGATCAAATTAAGATTTAAGGTTCACTATATTATCAGTCCAACCCCAAACATTTACAGTCCTCAACGTCAATCACATTGCAAAAATACACCTCGCTGTTTCGCATTACCAAAGTTGAAGTGAAAGCAGAGAGAACAGTACAAACGAAAGCAGACCATTTCACATCAGTGGGCTAAACCTGGGAGGGGATCGAACTAAGCGAAATCCTTTCCCGTAGCGCTGCCATTTCGTGCTTGGGCTTTCTCGCTGTTTTTTGTGGGAGGACTTCAAGCTGCCATTAGCTTCCGGAGTGGCTGGGGTTTCTGCGATGTCTGGAGTGACTGGAAATTCTATCTTTTTTGGACGAAGGGGCGTTGATTCCATGACTGGCGTAGGCTCAGGGCTCGGCGATTTTCTCCTAGGGGAAGATGAGCCATTCGTAAGATCAATTACTTTCTTCACCGTGATGGATTTGGTTTGGCTTGACGTTACTGTCCTTGTGATGGCTGGTGTCGGCGGGGGTGTGAAAGTTGGAGATCCGCTGTCGTTTGACTGGATGCTTAGTTTGCTGCTGATCATATGGCAAACCGAAGGAGTGATGAGGGAGCTCCTAAGACCATACAGgctgaaaataatggtaatataacTTTATGGTGAATTATAAgttgacaaaaacagtaacaggttaaaaaataagaattattaatACAGTCCGAGTAGAGATATCTAcagcattttttttcagttttgcttctttttaacTGTATGCAAAGGTCAAGTAAATCTAGTAAGAAAATCGGACTAGAGACAGTACCAGATATTCTGCACCAGGGTAAAAAGCAACATCTAAACACTGCTGCCAATAAAGTAATGCTTTCGTGCAAGTCTTTTTACGGTGGTAAAATTTACTTTCCAGAGCATTCAGTATATTCAAGGAACATACTGTACGTAACAAACCCTCGCGTTCATGACTCCCACGCCCATAATAAAAGCAGAAATGACTTAAGCTACATAATCTTAATAGAGGAAGAATCGTTAAAAATCAAAGGCTTTTCATATTAACGACAGtattatttggagagagagagagagagagagagagagagagagagagagagagagagagagatatcaaacaAAGCACCTGTTATACGTGAAACCGATGGGGACACTTCTGAGGCATAAGACTTCATATTCGTTGGACATGAACTGCTCTCCAAGGACAGTGACTTCACATTGTCCTAAGTCTTGGTTAATCTGCAAATAAGATTTCTGTGTTACTGATATTTCAGTGAGAGTTGTAGATACAGCAAAAGCTAGAATTATAttgagtgtacacacacacatatatatatacaaaatgctttaatatcatgtaattgtttcacgtatatatataccatatttatatatatatatatatatatatatatatcacttttatatatatatatatatatatatatatatgcaggttttcacaagttgtgtaaggtaacgtgaaattttaagATCCAGTGGTACACACTAACAAGTCCTCAGGTTTACCAGTTTATTATTCACCCATACTTTCAAAtggaaaattacaaacaaaaaatggcTTCATACCCCTACCCAGCAATACGAGTCTAGAGAACTgcattttttacatgcttttattcaaTTTGACTTCTGggtctgtctgtccgtcatcaaatcttgtaactcaagtctcgacagtgtttcatttattgatccgatggacttgaaattttgcatggttacttttagttttcaatcccggtgacaatacaacacATATTCTACATGGTCAGTAGGTCagtagtgacctctagtgaccctacagtgacctctcccagtatctcaggatttgtatgaaactccagatttttcacaacttattTGACTCGTTTGAATGAGTTAATAACTCTAtgcatttttcaaaccttctttagctCGACAGTATATCAATTTCATTAGCTACAATCACAAATCggtacaatttctgtcaaaactaaaaagtgtaaaataaaaaaaaattatataaattttcttaaaactctacaaaaataaaagtatatcaaTTTATTAGCTACAAACATGGAAGGATATAAAacactacaaaaaatatatatatatatatatatatatatatatatatatatatatatatattatatatatatatatatatatatatatatatatatatatatatatatatatatatatcttttcttctagcatttcctttaatgtttggggtccacgcttttatttttgtagacacgaataattgtaaaaaaatcctgggctcaaaatattattttttactttttagtgcattttaataaaagcgtgttttattAGAAATCTAAATGATTTTTCAAACTCACCACATTTGCTATGACCCAAGACTTCGCCCAATTCTGCCTGAGGGCAGGAACAGTTTGAACGTTCTCCTTCAACGGTTAAGTTATTTCGTATTTACCAACTACGTCTAATAAACCCAACAACTTCAGAATGCATTTAAAAACGCGAGAATCTAATAAAGGTTAGCCGTTCACTGCGCTACTTTTGAATTGCGAGTTAATACATCATAAGTATTCAGCTTGCTAGGTGGGTGTCAGAGAATATATTGGAGCGTCATTAGAGATTAGTATTCTGGTGGTAATCACAACCTTGCActgaatacataattcattaatatggTTTCGTTGTCCGGAAAGAAATTGATTTTGTATTATGTAGCTATTAACATGGTACCGCTTTTTTTTCAGATGGCTGTTTGACTCAAGAAGTTTCTGGTGGTATGAGTAAGTCTAAACTTTAGACTTTTGAAGTCGACCAAACTCAGGTTGATTTGCTGGTTTACACTAAGTATTAAAATGGCAAGGTAATAAAGTGAATAAGGGGCCTAGTGTATAGACCTCTGGACTCGATTATCCAAACTCAACCGGAGATGCATTGATATCTTTGGATTTACTTTATGACGGCtagtgattattatcattactttttgttttatactaCTGGCTACCACCAAAAATTTGTTGAAAATCTGTGGTGTGACTTATAAGCTAAAGCAAATTGTATATTATCTTTTGTATGAAGTAAAATTAGAAGAAATCAGTGTCACTGCTACaaaacttaaatattaaaaaaaagtaggtCACTGAACTGTTCATTTGAAGCTGCTTcatgtgatatgtatgtatgatgtgtgcCGTTACTATTAGATTAAGAGCAGAAAGAAACAAGTGACGCATCTCATTTTGATCTTTATTAATAGAAAACTGTAAAACTAAGGAAAGTAAACCAACAACAACTAATAAAGTGGTGCTTTCTTCTTACCCGTCCACAAAGGAGTCTTCCGCCACAGTTGAACCGCCCAACGTACAACGCATCTCCGTCACTGGTAAAACCACATTGGATGGCGCCAGTGGAAATGTTGCCATCCTTCTGTGGAACCCAGTCGAACTGAATACTGGAACCTCTCGTCAGCACCTAGAAAATGGTACCTTACGACTTCAGTAGTAGTTATGTTTATATTacagaaatcataataaaatattcacaTGGGTTTAGGAATTGAATACCGCATCATATTTATTAAAccgagaaaacttttttttaacgtAACGTACGATGAGATAAGAACTGAAATGGTaaacaaaactttctgacaaCCTCAGCAGAAAACTTACGAATGGAACCAAATGGTGAGACTACTTAGCCACATCCCGAGACTCTCAAGGGAGCCGCATGGGGCAAGTAAAAGCCGAGGAAGTCGAACAGCCACGCGGGGAGAGCAAAGGAATCCGGTGAAAAGTGAGTGACCGAAAGCAATGCAGCCGTGGCAGAAGGGATCCACAGTTCCGTGTACAGTACAACACATCGCAAGTCGCCACCACCAGAGGACCGACTCGTATACCTCCAACCCACgaaatatattactataattatagCTACCCAAAGGTGTAGTTTCGAAAAGCATTAAACTTCTGagtttaacatacatacatacgtacatatacatacatacacacaaacacacacatacatacatacacacacacacacacacacacatatatatgtatatatatatatatatatatatatatatatatatatatatatatatatatatatatatatatatatatatatagcagcttgAATCTGAGCTAGAGTTTAAAATGAACATAGTTGCAAACGGTGTGAACTCATCACTTTTCATCGCTATGACTCTTTCGTGGCACTGTCCAAATTTTAACCACGCCCATTTCAGCTTTTAGATGGTTTTGTTTGGTTCTCCActtaacaaaatataagaatgtcAAATAGAGAATAAATGTCATGGACTccattcataaatataatgaatttatagaaaatttattgctgaaggtttctgggaattACGGAAAAGTCTGCAATATAGGGAGAGAGATGAGGACCACTCAATTGCAAAAGTGAACTGAAATAATAGTCGATAAGTAAAAGTAACAAaagtatggaaaataaaataagtacagagAGCAATATGGGTGAGTTTCGAGGGGAAGGAGCGCCGATGCATATGCCGCatgttcatttgtatatataatcgatttaaaattaacagattattaTGCGATGGGAGAATGATTCCGTAAATGTGCTGAAATGAAAACCTATCCCTCATCCAGATCCTAAATGATATACATGCCACAACATTCTTTAGTTTGAACTTCTCAGACTTGTAAGCTGAACTAAGTTTCCCAATTACTAACGACCACAGTTAGGAAAACGTACACTTTCTCATTTCATATACATGTCAGAGAGCCTCATGTTCATTCAAAGGTTGAAAACTCGCTCACTCTGTTTTCTTaaccttgtgtttttttttatcttagagcATAGGCCTACTGCAAAGATTTCTACACCACTCCAGTTCTGGTAACAGGGAAGTGCGACAAACTCACATAATAATCGTCCTCTGgtttattttcatcattgatGACACAGCTTTTCGTCTTGTGGTCAAAGACACCCGGATGGAATCCTTCGTTTGTAGGCCTGAACCTCTTTTCCGCTGAGTCTACGTCGAGGCGTTTAAACGCCCCGGCAACGACAGGCGAGTCAAAATCATTGCTAACGGGGACGAATTGTCTTGCTCCCGTGTTAGGATGCGTCTTCTTCCATTGCAGTCCTAGAATCGGAGGaaatataataagaattattattattattattattattattattattattattattattattcaatacgACCTTACATTAAGATGGGATAATTTAAAAAGGCCAATACCAACTATGTGTTTCTAAAGGAGAGAATCTTCACATATAGAAAAGTAAACAGTAGGGGCATAAACAGATGACAAACCGCGAACACataaaaactaattaacaaaatatttaaacatacaaACCAACACTCTGGGAGATAAATATCCGGGGATGGGTGGAGGAATGTAGTCATCCATGCAAGTGCAGAACATTCCAGTAATGGCAAAACAAAGgaagcatgtaataataataccaccatgCCTTTAGATATAGAAGCCTTACGAGCAATATCAAGTTGTCTGGCAGTATTGTAAGATATCTTTGAGTCCACCGAAAAATAAAAGCCTGGAGTCGAGAACAAAATGACTACTGAAATATTCAAGATAACTGAATAgggtgttatttaatttttagtaaatcACAGAGTTGGAGCATAGTACGAGCTGTGCAAGGTCTTGTTTCCTTGGATTTTAGCTTCATACTCCATAAACTACACCACATATTGACTCGCTCTGCATTACTACTAAGGTAAGTTGAGTAACTTGATTTTACATCTGGAAAGACCGAATAACAGCAGCTACTGTTTTGTCATgtttactgtacttcatttcGAAGATCAGTTatcaggtaatttacaaagagtaAAATTAACAAAGGTACTAGAATACCAGGGGATACCAGGCATAATCATTCTAGACTCATCGAAACGCTTTCTTCAACAACTCTGCTAATGTTAACCTGAGAAACAGGATGAGAGTAAGtgcataaaatcatatatttaagtTACAGAGTTTATTCAATAGAACATTATGAAAAACTAAGCCGATTGCAGCGTTTGAGTCAGCTCGAAAAAATTTGAATTCATCTCCTCTCCCCTAGGCTTTCAAGAAAACCTTTTTACATAAGCAAGAAGACTGACGGACTAAATACATCATTGTCCAGTGGACGTCGTCCGCAAGGTAAAAACGGAAAGGAATACAGTTCCACCTTTCACTTGAAGGATAGCGGTAGAATGAATTAAAACAGAGGCTGGCTGAGAAAGAATTCCATAGCTTAAGTGGATAAAGTTATTAACTTTAGAAATAATAGTATCATGCACTTGTGAAGCTTCTCtggaaaacataaaagaaacgTTTTCTGTTGGTCAGACATTCTCTGGGGAAATAAAgttagaaattattaaaagacttacattgaaataaaaaaaaaaatctttcttattcaattagaaaacatatggaaaTTCTTGAGAGCATCGGTTTATCTATCAGGATGtggagtcagtctctctctctctctctctctctctctctctctctctcttgcaagacCGTT
This DNA window, taken from Macrobrachium rosenbergii isolate ZJJX-2024 chromosome 4, ASM4041242v1, whole genome shotgun sequence, encodes the following:
- the LOC136832827 gene encoding uncharacterized protein; translation: MLGLQWKKTHPNTGARQFVPVSNDFDSPVVAGAFKRLDVDSAEKRFRPTNEGFHPGVFDHKTKSCVINDENKPEDDYYVLTRGSSIQFDWVPQKDGNISTGAIQCGFTSDGDALYVGRFNCGGRLLCGRINQDLGQCEVTVLGEQFMSNEYEVLCLRSVPIGFTYNSLYGLRSSLITPSVCHMISSKLSIQSNDSGSPTFTPPPTPAITRTVTSSQTKSITVKKVIDLTNGSSSPRRKSPSPEPTPVMESTPLRPKKIEFPVTPDIAETPATPEANGSLKSSHKKQRESPSTKWQRYGKGFRLVRSPPRFSPLM